The Caulobacter sp. FWC2 region CCGACTGCATGGGGGCCAGCATTATCACTTCTGTTCGGCCGGCTGCGCTCGCAAGTTCGACGGCGAGCCCGAACGTTACCTGCAAGACGTCGGCACGCCGACGGCCGCATCGTCCGAGGCCACGCCGGGCGCGATCTATACTTGCCCGATGCACCCAGAAATCCGGCGGTCCGGCCCGGGCAGCTGCCCGATCTGCGGCATGGCCTTGGAGCCGCTAACCGTCACAGCCGACAGCGGACCCAATCCCGAACTGCGCGATATGACGATCCGGTTCTGGATCGGTCTGGCCCTGGCCTTGCCCGTCTTCGCGCTGGAAATGGGCGGCCACGTCGGACTGATGGCGCTTCACCTGACGCCAGGGGTGTCCAATTGGGTCCAATTGGCCTTGGCCACACCCGTGGTGCTGGGCTGCGGCTGGCCCTTTTTCGAGCGTGGCGCGCGCTCGCTGGCGACGCGCCAGCTCAACATGTTCACGCTGATCGCCATGGGTATCGGCGTGGCCTGGACGTACAGCGTGGTCGCCACCCTCGCGCCCCAGTTCTTCCCGCCCGCCTTCCGCCGTCCAGACGGCTCAACACCGATCTATTTTGAGGCCGCCGCTGTGATCACGGTCCTTGTGCTGCTGGGCCAGGTGCTTGAGCTGCGCGCCCGCGAGAACACTTCGGGCGCGATCAAGGCCCTGCTGGACCTGTCGCCCAAGACCGCGCGCCGAATGTTCGACGGCGAGGATTTCGAAATTCCCGTCGAGGACATTCAGGTCGGCTTCCACCTGCGCGTCCGCCCCGGCGAGAAGATCCCCGTCGACGGCCGGGTGCTGATGGGCGAGGCCTCGGTCGACGAGTCCCTGGTGACCGGCGAGTCCATGCCTGTCCACAAAAAGCCCGGTGACAAGGTGATCGGCGGGGCCCTGAACAAGACCGGCTCTTTCCTGATGATCGCCGACAAGGTCGGCGCCGACACCCTGCTTTCGCAGATCGTGGCCATGGTGGCAGAGGCCCAGCGCAGCCGCGCGCCCATCCAGCGGATGGCCGACCGGGTATCGGGCTGGTTCGTGCCGGCCGTCATGCTTATCGCCCTGATCGCCTTCAGCGCCTGGGCGGCGTTCGGTCCGCCGCCGAGCATGGCCTTCGCGCTGGTGGCGGCGGTCTCGGTCTTGATCATCGCCTGTCCCTGCGCCCTGGGGCTAGCCACGCCGATCTCGATCATGGTCGGTGTCGGCCGCGGCGCGGCCGCCGGCGTGCTGATCAAGAACGCCGAGGCCCTGGAGCGCTTCGAGAAGATCGACACCCTCGTCGTCGACAAGACCGGCACGCTCACCGAAGGCCGACCGGCCGTCACGGCGATCCGCCCGGCGGCGGGCTTCACGGAGGAGGAGATCCTGCGTCTGGCCGCCAGCCTGGAGCGAGCCAGCGAGCACCCACTGGCCGACGCGATCGTTCGGGCCGCGGCGGCGCGGGAGATGCCGTTGTCGCATCCCGAAGACTTCGACTCGCCCGTGGGCAAGGGCGTGGTCGGCAAGGTCGAGGGACGCGCCCTGGCGATCGGTTCGGCCCGCTTCCTGGACGAGCAAGGCGTGTCGTCCGGACCGCTCGCCGACCAGGCCGAAGCCCTGCGCCAGGACGGCGCCACGGCGATCTATGTCGCCATCGACGGAGCGGTCGCCGCCGTGCTGGCCATCGCCGACCCGGTCAAGCCGACCACCCAGAAGGCCCTCGAAGCCCTGAAAGCCGATGGCGTGCGCGTGGTCATGCTGACCGGCGACAATCGCACGACCGCCCAGGCCGTGGCCAAGCGGCTGGGCATCGACGAGGTCGAGGCCGACGTCCTGCCCGACGAGAAGGCCGCCGTGATCAAGCGTCTGCGCGCCGAGGGCCGCAAGGTCGCCATGGCGGGCGATGGCGTCAACGACGCGCCGGCCCTGGCGGCGGCCGAGGTTGGCGTCGCCATGGGCGCGGGCTCGGACGTCGCTATCGAGAGCGCGGGGGTCACGCTGCTGCACGGGGATCTGGAGGGCCTCGTCAAGGCCCGGCGCCTCTCGCGAGCGGTGATGGACAACATCCGGCAGAACCTGTTCTTCGCGTTCGCTTACAATGTCGCGGGCGTGCCCATCGCGGCGGGGGTGCTCTTTCCCGTGTTCGGCTGGCTTTTGTCGCCCGCGATCGCGGCGGCGGCCATGGCCCTGTCCTCGGTCAGCGTCGTCGGCAACGCCCTGCGCCTCCGGGCGGTGCGGCTTTAGGCGCTGAATGGCGCGGGCGTTGTTGAGGGGTTGGCCCGCCGCCCGCGTAGGGACTTAGGACGAAGTCGCCCTTCAACAGGACCCGCCCCATGACCTATCGCGCTTTCCTCGCCACCGCCGTTCTGTCAGCCTCGATCCTGGCCGGCGGCCAGGCCAGCGCCCACGCCAAGCTGGTGGCCTCCGACCCCGCGGCCAACGCCACGGTCGCCGCGCCCAAGACCATCCGCCTGACCTTCAATGAAAAGCTCGCCCCGGCCTTCTCGAGTTTCGAGCTGGCCATGGCCGACGGCATGAAAATGTCGGTCAAGACCACCGTCTCGGCCGACCACAAGACCATCACCGGCATACCCAAGGGCCGGCTGATGGCGGGCGCCTACAAGCTCACCTGGCATGCGGCCGCCGCCGATGACGGCCACCGCATGGATGGGACCCTGACCTTCACGGTGAAGTAGCCGATGGAGACCGCGGTCGTCCTCGT contains the following coding sequences:
- a CDS encoding heavy metal translocating P-type ATPase, yielding MSGSNSHQGHHPDPVAPVGEHRDPVCGMSVDPATAPEHRLHGGQHYHFCSAGCARKFDGEPERYLQDVGTPTAASSEATPGAIYTCPMHPEIRRSGPGSCPICGMALEPLTVTADSGPNPELRDMTIRFWIGLALALPVFALEMGGHVGLMALHLTPGVSNWVQLALATPVVLGCGWPFFERGARSLATRQLNMFTLIAMGIGVAWTYSVVATLAPQFFPPAFRRPDGSTPIYFEAAAVITVLVLLGQVLELRARENTSGAIKALLDLSPKTARRMFDGEDFEIPVEDIQVGFHLRVRPGEKIPVDGRVLMGEASVDESLVTGESMPVHKKPGDKVIGGALNKTGSFLMIADKVGADTLLSQIVAMVAEAQRSRAPIQRMADRVSGWFVPAVMLIALIAFSAWAAFGPPPSMAFALVAAVSVLIIACPCALGLATPISIMVGVGRGAAAGVLIKNAEALERFEKIDTLVVDKTGTLTEGRPAVTAIRPAAGFTEEEILRLAASLERASEHPLADAIVRAAAAREMPLSHPEDFDSPVGKGVVGKVEGRALAIGSARFLDEQGVSSGPLADQAEALRQDGATAIYVAIDGAVAAVLAIADPVKPTTQKALEALKADGVRVVMLTGDNRTTAQAVAKRLGIDEVEADVLPDEKAAVIKRLRAEGRKVAMAGDGVNDAPALAAAEVGVAMGAGSDVAIESAGVTLLHGDLEGLVKARRLSRAVMDNIRQNLFFAFAYNVAGVPIAAGVLFPVFGWLLSPAIAAAAMALSSVSVVGNALRLRAVRL
- the copC gene encoding copper homeostasis periplasmic binding protein CopC — encoded protein: MTYRAFLATAVLSASILAGGQASAHAKLVASDPAANATVAAPKTIRLTFNEKLAPAFSSFELAMADGMKMSVKTTVSADHKTITGIPKGRLMAGAYKLTWHAAAADDGHRMDGTLTFTVK